In Methylovirgula sp., a single genomic region encodes these proteins:
- a CDS encoding carboxymuconolactone decarboxylase family protein, which translates to MDEMKSPREAARPFTPKLTALVESPLYDKVWEDPELSKRDRSPVTVASLIALGSTDELPAHLRRALDNGVTKTELSALITHLAFYVGFPAAITASHIAHKVLGPI; encoded by the coding sequence ATGGACGAGATGAAAAGCCCGCGTGAAGCCGCACGCCCTTTCACACCGAAACTCACGGCACTCGTCGAAAGTCCCCTCTACGATAAGGTTTGGGAAGATCCCGAACTTTCCAAACGCGACCGAAGCCCTGTGACTGTCGCCTCGCTCATTGCCCTTGGCAGCACCGATGAGCTACCGGCCCATTTGCGCCGCGCCCTCGACAACGGCGTCACAAAAACAGAACTCAGCGCGCTGATCACCCATCTCGCGTTTTATGTGGGATTTCCGGCTGCGATCACGGCGTCG